A genome region from Candidatus Caldatribacterium sp. includes the following:
- the pdxT gene encoding pyridoxal 5'-phosphate synthase glutaminase subunit PdxT: MKVGILGFQGGIEEHERMLHSLGVDTHRVRYVQDLAKIDALILPGGESTTMGVFLRDSGLLAPLRETIEGGMPTLATCAGLILLAQEVEGKTFASVGLLPIAVQRNAYGRQRESFTTELLLSFDPARPYPGVFIRAPRIERILSPEIQTLSLYEGQPVMVEYGKIIGCTFHPELTEDPRVHEYFLSFAGL, translated from the coding sequence GTGAAAGTCGGCATTCTCGGCTTCCAGGGAGGCATCGAAGAACACGAAAGGATGCTCCACTCCCTCGGAGTGGACACCCACCGGGTGCGCTACGTCCAGGACCTTGCAAAAATCGACGCCCTGATTCTCCCAGGAGGAGAGAGCACAACAATGGGTGTTTTCCTGAGGGACTCCGGCCTCCTTGCACCCCTGCGGGAAACCATAGAAGGGGGAATGCCCACCCTTGCAACCTGCGCGGGACTGATTCTCCTTGCCCAGGAGGTTGAGGGAAAAACCTTTGCCTCCGTTGGACTACTCCCCATCGCCGTCCAGAGGAATGCCTACGGGAGGCAAAGGGAAAGCTTCACCACCGAGCTTTTACTCTCTTTTGATCCTGCCAGGCCCTATCCGGGAGTCTTCATTCGAGCCCCCCGGATCGAGAGAATCCTCTCGCCGGAAATCCAGACCCTCTCCCTCTATGAGGGGCAACCCGTGATGGTTGAGTACGGGAAAATCATCGGGTGCACATTCCACCCCGAGCTCACCGAAGACCCACGGGTGCACGAGTACTTCTTAAGCTTTGCGGGATTGTAA